A window of Belonocnema kinseyi isolate 2016_QV_RU_SX_M_011 chromosome 9, B_treatae_v1, whole genome shotgun sequence contains these coding sequences:
- the LOC117179952 gene encoding pleckstrin homology domain-containing family J member 1-like isoform X1 — MKFNDKELAEASFGPAVLEGRLNHKRAHKSAFKERWFKLKDNLLFYFSINDLGHIDWRQPTGVIILENCRINIDTTSESAFAFSISFRDDYDKRHILSGSSEEKVEEWVNALKQASYEYWRSKLKTLQKSLQEKTGKDPLLLYPRNQGVVRDEAWESKPSFRSHVRAFTTSIATSSTINSLTRDVNLIDLS; from the exons ATGAAATTCAATGATAAAGAACTTGCCGAGGCCAGTTTTGGGCCAGCAGTTCTGGAAGGTCGTTTAAATCACAAACGAGCTCACAAATCag CATTCAAGGAAAGATGGTTCAAGTTAAAAGACAATCTACTATTTTACTTCAGCATCAACGACCTGGGGCACATCGACTGGAGGCAGCCTACAGGTGTAATAATTCTCGAAAACTGTCGTATTAATATAGACACTACAAGTGAAAGTGCCTTTGCATTTAGCATATCTTTTCGAGACGATTATGATAAAAGGCACATTTTAAGTGGATCTTCAGAGGAAAAAGTTGAAGAGTGGGTTAATGCTTTGAAGCAAGCGAGTTACGAGTACTGGCGATCGAAATTAAAAACGCTCCAGAAAAGTTTGCAAGAAAAAACAGGCAAAGATCCTCTTCTTTTATATCCCAGGAATCAAGGAGTCGTGAGAGATGAGGCTTGGGAAAGCAAACCAAGTTTTCGATCTCATGTTCGTGCTTTCACCACCTCAATCGCCACTTCATCGACTATAAATTCCTTAACTAGGGACGTTAATCTTATTGACCTTTCTTga
- the LOC117179952 gene encoding pleckstrin homology domain-containing family J member 1-like isoform X2, with protein sequence MSIMSIQYLGKSFKERWFKLKDNLLFYFSINDLGHIDWRQPTGVIILENCRINIDTTSESAFAFSISFRDDYDKRHILSGSSEEKVEEWVNALKQASYEYWRSKLKTLQKSLQEKTGKDPLLLYPRNQGVVRDEAWESKPSFRSHVRAFTTSIATSSTINSLTRDVNLIDLS encoded by the exons ATGTCAATCATGTCAATCCAATATCTCGGGAAAT CATTCAAGGAAAGATGGTTCAAGTTAAAAGACAATCTACTATTTTACTTCAGCATCAACGACCTGGGGCACATCGACTGGAGGCAGCCTACAGGTGTAATAATTCTCGAAAACTGTCGTATTAATATAGACACTACAAGTGAAAGTGCCTTTGCATTTAGCATATCTTTTCGAGACGATTATGATAAAAGGCACATTTTAAGTGGATCTTCAGAGGAAAAAGTTGAAGAGTGGGTTAATGCTTTGAAGCAAGCGAGTTACGAGTACTGGCGATCGAAATTAAAAACGCTCCAGAAAAGTTTGCAAGAAAAAACAGGCAAAGATCCTCTTCTTTTATATCCCAGGAATCAAGGAGTCGTGAGAGATGAGGCTTGGGAAAGCAAACCAAGTTTTCGATCTCATGTTCGTGCTTTCACCACCTCAATCGCCACTTCATCGACTATAAATTCCTTAACTAGGGACGTTAATCTTATTGACCTTTCTTga
- the LOC117179951 gene encoding THAP domain-containing protein 5-like, whose product MGGCCILYCRNSTEKGFSMKSFPVSPEKRELWLKMIDRPDWDPGLKSRICEAHFTSEMWEKTESGTKLSQDAVPTIFPKPPTRPKNAEKKIIRRRRNKVSVLSDHAYVNKPAQVEVRLPNLPRVVLALNAEEAVQMKKGPEPKSILQKNVQLKIAEEALFELKNKLKLVSIRIVPSCSEEPTKKIDAQEKNTPELPKILELNANVATQLQRICEAKSNPQKNIQPKNADGNPIESVQNELKLVNGSMFPPCSGEQTKKLIDTQEKKIKLPKVVLKLNANQDIQIQRIREPESLLQQNFEPKVPDGIPIESIQEEFKLVNRPIFPPMTEEQMKKRIDSQGKKILQLKKKLTKLRFADRKLNRQNSLYQTIVRSLFSEDQIELLMSKQMSEKYARSKKWSVSTIEKANNFKSIAGNVGYLELLKLGYPFPSLRTLNREKSKLSKWQKSSSPTSGDISRNVSKNLSKNVAKRKVTVPKKINGELIIDGKNPDAEKESQEKRSKTEVES is encoded by the exons ATGGGAGGATGTTGTATATTATACTGCAGAAATTCGACAGAAAAAGGATTTTCGATGAAATCTTTTCCGGTAAGTCCAGAAAAACgagaattgtggttgaaaatgattgACAGACCGGATTGGGACCCAGGTTTGAAAAGCAGAATTTGTGAG gcTCACTTTACTTCGGAAATGTGGGAAAAAACGGAAAGTGGGACAAAATTAAGTCAAGACGCAGTGCCGACTATTTTTCCTAAGCCGCCGACCAGGCCGAAAAAcgcagagaaaaaaataattaggaggAGAAGGAATAAG GTCTCTGTTTTATCTGATCATGCTTACGTTAATAAACCAGCTCAAGTGGAG gTTCGATTACCGAATCTTCCAAGAGTTGTTTTGGCATTAAACGCTGAAGAAGCAGTACAGATGAAAAAGGGCCCTGAACCG aaatctatacttcaaaaaaatgttcaactcaAGATTGCAGAGGAAGCTctgtttgaacttaaaaataaactaaaattagtaAGCATACGAATAGTTCCCTCTTGCTCAGAAGagccaaccaaaaagattgacgCTCAAGAAAAAAATACCCCCGAGCTTCCCAAAATTCTGGAATTAAACGCAAATGTGGCAACGCAACTGCAAAGGATTTGCGAGGCG aaatctaatcctcaaaaaaatatacaaccCAAGAATGCAGATGGAAATCCTATTGAATCGGtacaaaatgaactaaaattagtaAATGGATCAATGTTTCCTCCTTGCTCAGGAGAACAAACCAAAAAACTGATTGACACTCAGGAAAAAAAGATCAAGCTTCCAAAAGTTGTTCTGAAATTAAATGCCAATCAAGATATACAAATTCAAAGGATTCGTGAGCCG GAATCTCTTCTTCAACAAAATTTCGAACCCAAGGTTCCAGATGGAATTCCGATTGAATCGATACAAgaagaatttaaattagttaacaGGCCAATATTTCCTCCTATGACAGAGGAACAAATGAAGAAACGTATTGATTCCCAGGGAAAGAAGATCCTTCAGCTTAAGAAGAAATTAACAAAACTCAGATTCGCGGATAGAAAACTAAATCGTCAAAATAGTCTCTACCAAACCATCGTACGAAGTTTATTTTCGGAAGATCAAATTGAATTGCTTATGTCTAAACAAATGAGTGAGAAATATGCAAGATCTAAAAAATGGTCCGTTTCTACAATTGAAAAAGCAAACAACTTTAAATCAATTGCTGGAAATGTGGGATACCTTGAATTGTTGAAACTCGGGTACCCTTTTCCATCTCTTAGAACTTTGAATAGGGAAAAATCGAAACTTAGTAAATGGCAAAAAAGTTCGAGTCCGACTTCAGGCgatatttcaagaaatgtttcaaagaatctttcgaaaaatgttgcaaaaaggAAGGTTACAGTTCCCAAGAAAATTAACGGTGAACTAATTATTGATGGAAAAAATCCAGACGCAGAAAAGGAGAGTCAAGAAAAGAGATCGAAGACTGAAGTTGAATCTTAG